A region of Pseudomonas sp. PDM14 DNA encodes the following proteins:
- a CDS encoding pantothenate kinase, which produces MILELDCGNSLIKWRVLRAGGNVLAGGVVDSAAELLEVVISVGDCQLHACRLVSVRSEAETNELIASIGHAFAIPVSAASPAGELGGVRNGYEEPQRLGLDRWLALVGAYQLSPGNCLVLDLGTAVTSDFVTATGDHLGGYICPGVPLMRNQLRTHTRRIRYDDAAAEQAQTTLAPGRSTVEAVERGCSLMLRGFVLTQLDVARVHWGEDFAVYLTGGDASLVSEMLPQAHLVSDLVFVGLALACPLS; this is translated from the coding sequence ATGATTCTTGAGTTGGACTGCGGCAATAGTCTGATCAAATGGCGAGTGCTCCGCGCTGGCGGCAATGTTCTGGCGGGAGGTGTTGTCGACTCCGCGGCGGAATTGCTGGAGGTTGTTATCTCCGTGGGGGATTGTCAGCTGCATGCATGCCGACTGGTGAGCGTGCGCAGCGAGGCTGAAACGAATGAGCTTATTGCAAGCATCGGGCATGCTTTTGCCATTCCGGTGTCTGCGGCCTCTCCGGCGGGCGAGCTCGGAGGTGTGCGCAATGGCTATGAAGAGCCGCAGCGCCTCGGGCTAGATCGCTGGTTGGCGCTTGTCGGTGCCTATCAGTTGTCTCCCGGTAATTGCCTGGTTCTTGATCTCGGCACGGCAGTAACGTCTGATTTTGTTACCGCTACTGGCGATCACCTCGGAGGGTATATCTGTCCAGGAGTGCCTCTGATGCGTAATCAGCTGCGCACCCATACTCGCCGGATTCGTTACGACGATGCTGCGGCAGAGCAGGCCCAGACTACCCTGGCTCCAGGCCGGTCTACAGTCGAGGCGGTCGAGCGGGGTTGTTCGCTGATGTTGCGTGGTTTCGTGCTGACCCAATTGGACGTTGCGCGAGTACATTGGGGCGAGGATTTTGCGGTCTATCTGACGGGTGGTGATGCGTCGCTTGTCAGTGAAATGTTGCCCCAGGCACATCTGGTTTCCGATCTGGTTTTTGTCGGGTTGGCGCTTGCCTGCCCTTTGTCCTGA
- a CDS encoding SPOR domain-containing protein, protein MRWLFLLLLVLNLFYYVWHQQQAPLRAKEVEPMAQYRGAQQDIRLLSESGREGVRREVPDAAVSAATETCLFLGSFQQDSAAREVEQRLMSLDIGAEVKAVDAAAGLDYWVYLAPLASRQASLRQLKELQARKIDSYIITQGDLANGISLGIFPRSDSAQSVMQRLRDAGYEPLLRELTRAQRSFWVRIAPQSRRLADDVLLQQLASDFKNLQHQLMPCEGVATDR, encoded by the coding sequence ATGCGCTGGTTGTTTCTGCTTCTGCTGGTTCTGAACCTCTTCTATTACGTCTGGCATCAGCAGCAGGCTCCATTACGCGCCAAAGAGGTGGAGCCCATGGCGCAGTATCGTGGCGCGCAGCAGGACATTCGTCTCCTTAGTGAGTCGGGCAGGGAGGGTGTGCGGCGTGAGGTGCCGGATGCCGCTGTCTCGGCAGCGACGGAGACATGCTTGTTTCTCGGCAGCTTTCAGCAGGACTCCGCGGCGCGGGAGGTCGAGCAGCGGCTGATGTCTCTGGATATCGGCGCCGAGGTTAAGGCTGTTGATGCGGCGGCGGGCCTGGATTACTGGGTCTATCTTGCGCCGCTGGCCTCTCGCCAGGCATCGCTTCGCCAGCTCAAGGAGCTGCAGGCGCGCAAGATCGATAGCTACATCATTACTCAGGGGGATCTGGCCAACGGCATTTCGCTTGGCATCTTCCCGCGTAGTGATTCTGCGCAAAGTGTCATGCAGCGTTTGCGGGATGCCGGATACGAGCCGCTGCTGCGTGAGTTGACGCGGGCGCAGCGCAGTTTCTGGGTGCGTATTGCGCCGCAGAGTCGGCGATTGGCCGATGATGTTCTGCTTCAACAATTGGCTTCGGACTTCAAGAATCTGCAGCATCAATTAATGCCGTGCGAAGGCGTTGCAACTGACCGTTAG
- the tuf gene encoding elongation factor Tu: MAKEKFERNKPHVNVGTIGHVDHGKTTLTAALTRVCSEVFGSARVDFDKIDSAPEEKARGITINTAHVEYDSSVRHYAHVDCPGHADYVKNMITGAAQMDGAILVCSAADGPMPQTREHILLSRQVGVPYIVVFLNKADMVDDAELLELVEMEVRDLLSTYDFPGDDTPIIIGSALMALNGQDDNEMGTSAVKKLVETLDSYIPEPVRAIDKPFLMPIEDVFSISGRGTVVTGRVERGIVKIQEEIEIVGLRDTTKTTCTGVEMFRKLLDEGRAGENCGVLLRGTKRDDVERGQVLAKPGTIKPHTKFEAEVYVLSKEEGGRHTPFFKGYRPQFYFRTTDVTGSCELPEGVEMVMPGDNVKMVVTLIKPIAMEDGLRFAIREGGRTVGAGVVAKIVE; this comes from the coding sequence ATGGCTAAAGAAAAGTTCGAACGTAACAAACCGCACGTCAACGTAGGCACCATCGGTCACGTTGACCACGGTAAAACCACTCTGACCGCTGCTCTGACCCGCGTTTGCTCCGAAGTGTTCGGTAGCGCCCGTGTCGACTTCGACAAGATCGATAGCGCCCCGGAAGAAAAAGCTCGCGGTATCACCATCAACACCGCGCACGTAGAGTACGACTCCTCTGTTCGTCACTACGCGCACGTTGACTGCCCGGGTCACGCTGACTATGTGAAGAACATGATCACTGGTGCTGCCCAGATGGACGGCGCGATCCTGGTTTGCTCCGCTGCTGACGGCCCGATGCCGCAGACTCGCGAGCACATCCTGCTGTCCCGTCAGGTAGGTGTTCCGTACATCGTTGTCTTCCTGAACAAGGCTGACATGGTTGACGACGCCGAGCTGCTGGAGCTGGTCGAGATGGAAGTTCGTGACCTGCTGTCCACCTACGACTTCCCGGGCGACGACACTCCGATCATTATCGGTTCCGCTCTGATGGCTCTGAACGGCCAAGACGACAACGAAATGGGCACCAGCGCTGTGAAGAAGCTGGTTGAAACTCTGGATAGCTACATTCCAGAGCCGGTTCGTGCCATCGATAAGCCGTTCCTGATGCCGATCGAAGACGTTTTCTCGATCTCCGGACGCGGTACTGTAGTTACCGGTCGTGTAGAGCGCGGTATCGTCAAGATCCAGGAAGAAATCGAAATCGTTGGTCTGCGTGACACCACCAAGACCACCTGCACCGGCGTTGAAATGTTCCGCAAGCTGCTCGACGAAGGTCGTGCTGGCGAGAACTGCGGTGTACTGCTGCGCGGCACCAAGCGTGACGACGTAGAGCGTGGTCAGGTTCTGGCCAAGCCGGGCACCATCAAGCCGCACACCAAGTTCGAAGCTGAAGTGTACGTTCTGTCCAAAGAAGAAGGTGGTCGTCACACTCCGTTCTTCAAAGGCTACCGTCCGCAGTTCTACTTCCGTACCACTGACGTGACCGGTTCGTGCGAACTGCCGGAAGGCGTTGAGATGGTAATGCCGGGCGACAACGTGAAAATGGTTGTCACCCTGATCAAGCCGATCGCCATGGAAGACGGCCTGCGTTTCGCGATTCGCGAAGGCGGCCGTACCGTTGGTGCCGGCGTGGTTGCCAAGATCGTCGAGTAA